A portion of the Rhodococcus pseudokoreensis genome contains these proteins:
- the gltB gene encoding glutamate synthase large subunit: MLFSQLPGPQGLYDPGQEVDSCGVAMVADVHGRRSHSIVSDGLLALENLEHRGAAGSEPNSGDGAGILLQLPTEFFGALAPFDLPAPLDDGSSTYAAGICFLPQDPQARAAAQRRVSDLADEEGLQILGWRPVPVDPDGADVGATARACAPHMSQLFVAAPAVGGIRPGGLALDRLVYPLRKRAEQVTPDIESEGSGVYFPSLSSRTVVYKGMLTTSQLARYFPDLRDPRMASAIAIVHSRFSTNTFPSWPLAHPFRFVAHNGEINTVRGNRNRMRAREALLSSAVIPGDLRRVYPICTPDASDSASFDEVLELLHLAGRSVPHVVMMMVPEAWENDTSMCPDRRAFYQFHASLMEAWDGPACVTFTDGTVVGAVLDRNGLRPGRWWQTVDGRVILASESGVLDVPQAEVVAKGRLEPGQMFLVDTSEGRIVPDEEIKMRLAAERPYAEWLYAGLLELKTLPDRPHAQHNHESVVRRQVAFGYTEEDLRILLAPMATSGGEPLGSMGTDTPIAVMSQRSRLLYDYFVELFAQVTNPPLDAIREEIVTSLSRVMGPEQNLLEPTAASCRQIVLPWPVLDNEELNKIIHVNADGNHPGLAAAVLRALYDVERGGAGMAEAIEELRAQASAAIADGYRTLVISDRDSDHTRAPIPSLLAVAAVHHHLVRTKERTKVALVVESGDAREVHHLALLIGYGAAAVNPYLAMESIEDLVSEGELTGVEHTIAVRNYLTALGKGVLKVMSKMGISTVGSYTAAQVFEAIGLDRDLVHEYFKGTVSKLGGAGLDEIAREVTVRHRQAYPDNPAEFAHRRLEDGGEYQFRRDGELHLFTPETVFLLQHATRTGRHEVFAQYSDEVNRLAEAGGALRGLFTFREGVRPPVPLDEVEPVERIVTRFNTGAMSYGSISAEAHETMAVAMNNLGGRSNSGEGGENVDRLYDPSRRSAVKQVASGRFGVTSDYLINASDIQIKMAQGAKPGEGGQLPAYKVYPWVAETRHSTPGVGLISPPPHHDIYSIEDLAQLIHDLKNANDRARVHVKLVSSVGVGTVAAGVSKAHADVVLISGNDGGTGATPLTSMKHAGAPWEIGLADAQQTLVLNGLRDRITVQCDGGMRTGRDVMVAALLGAEEFGFSTAPLIVAGCIMMRVCHLDTCPVGVATQNPELRKRYTGKPEFVEEFFRFVAEDVRRYLADLGFRSIDEAVGHADVLETAQGIAHWKNRGLDLTPIFAVPTGPDGEPLSQRRRDRDQDHGLDRALDRTLIQLAEGALEDAHAVEIEMPVRNVNRTVGTLLGAEVTRRYGAAGLPDDTIRLTFTGSAGQSLGAFLPPGITVDLTGDANDYVGKGLSGGRIVVRPAADVLFVPETQVIAGNTLLYGATSGEVYLRGRVGERFSVRNSGASAVVEGVGDHACEYMTGGRVVILGPTGRNMAAGMSGGIAYVLDLDPEDVNPTMVKLMQPDPDDLDWLRGAVTRHHRWTGSAVAASVLADWPRRSALFTKVMPVDYQRVLDATRMAKAEGLDVDTAIMEAARG, encoded by the coding sequence GTGCTGTTCTCTCAGTTGCCCGGTCCCCAGGGCTTGTACGACCCGGGCCAGGAAGTCGATTCCTGCGGTGTCGCCATGGTCGCGGACGTGCACGGCCGCCGCTCCCACTCCATCGTCTCGGACGGACTCCTCGCTCTCGAGAATCTCGAGCATCGCGGCGCGGCGGGTTCGGAACCGAACAGCGGCGACGGCGCCGGCATCCTGCTCCAGCTCCCCACCGAATTCTTCGGGGCTCTCGCCCCGTTCGACCTCCCCGCGCCCCTGGACGACGGCAGCAGCACGTACGCGGCGGGCATCTGTTTCCTCCCGCAGGACCCGCAGGCGCGGGCGGCCGCGCAACGGCGCGTGTCCGACCTCGCGGACGAGGAGGGACTCCAGATCCTCGGCTGGCGTCCGGTGCCCGTCGACCCGGACGGTGCGGACGTCGGCGCCACCGCACGCGCCTGCGCACCGCACATGAGCCAGTTGTTCGTCGCCGCACCCGCCGTCGGCGGGATCCGGCCCGGCGGGCTCGCCCTCGACCGACTCGTCTACCCGCTGCGCAAGCGGGCCGAACAGGTCACCCCCGACATCGAGTCGGAGGGCAGCGGCGTGTACTTCCCTTCCCTGTCGAGCCGGACGGTCGTCTACAAGGGAATGCTGACGACGTCCCAGTTGGCGCGGTACTTCCCGGACCTGCGCGACCCGCGGATGGCGAGTGCGATCGCGATCGTGCACAGCCGGTTCTCGACCAACACGTTCCCGTCCTGGCCGCTCGCACACCCGTTCCGGTTCGTCGCGCACAACGGGGAGATCAACACCGTCCGCGGCAACCGGAACCGCATGCGGGCCCGCGAGGCGCTGCTGTCCAGTGCGGTGATCCCCGGCGATCTGCGCAGGGTGTACCCGATCTGCACCCCCGACGCGTCGGATTCGGCATCGTTCGACGAGGTGCTCGAACTGCTGCACCTCGCCGGCCGCAGCGTGCCGCACGTGGTGATGATGATGGTGCCGGAGGCGTGGGAGAACGACACGTCGATGTGCCCCGACCGGCGGGCGTTCTACCAGTTCCACGCGTCGCTGATGGAAGCGTGGGACGGGCCCGCGTGTGTGACGTTCACCGACGGGACCGTCGTCGGCGCCGTGCTGGACCGCAACGGCCTGCGCCCGGGACGCTGGTGGCAGACCGTCGACGGGCGGGTGATCCTCGCGAGCGAGAGCGGCGTCCTCGACGTCCCGCAGGCGGAGGTCGTGGCCAAGGGCCGGCTCGAGCCGGGGCAGATGTTCCTCGTCGACACGTCCGAGGGCCGCATCGTGCCCGACGAGGAGATCAAGATGCGGCTCGCGGCGGAGCGGCCGTACGCCGAGTGGCTGTACGCCGGTCTGCTCGAACTGAAGACGCTGCCGGATCGTCCGCACGCGCAGCACAACCACGAGTCGGTGGTGCGGCGGCAGGTGGCGTTCGGGTACACCGAGGAGGATCTGCGCATCCTGCTCGCCCCGATGGCCACGTCCGGCGGCGAGCCCCTCGGTTCGATGGGGACGGACACGCCGATCGCCGTCATGTCGCAGCGGTCGCGGCTGCTCTACGACTACTTCGTCGAACTGTTCGCGCAGGTCACGAACCCGCCGCTCGACGCGATCCGCGAGGAGATCGTGACGTCGCTGTCGCGGGTCATGGGTCCGGAGCAGAATCTGCTCGAGCCGACCGCGGCGTCGTGCAGGCAGATCGTGCTGCCGTGGCCGGTGCTCGACAACGAAGAACTGAACAAGATCATCCACGTGAACGCGGACGGCAACCATCCCGGGCTCGCCGCGGCGGTGCTGCGTGCGCTGTACGACGTGGAGCGCGGCGGTGCGGGGATGGCCGAGGCGATCGAGGAGTTGCGGGCGCAGGCGAGCGCCGCGATCGCGGACGGCTACCGGACGCTGGTGATCTCGGACCGCGACTCCGACCACACGAGGGCGCCGATCCCGTCGCTGCTCGCGGTGGCCGCGGTGCACCATCACCTGGTGCGGACCAAGGAACGCACCAAGGTGGCGCTGGTCGTCGAATCCGGTGACGCCCGCGAGGTCCACCACCTGGCGTTGCTCATCGGATACGGCGCCGCCGCCGTCAACCCCTACCTTGCGATGGAGTCGATCGAGGACCTCGTCTCCGAGGGCGAACTGACCGGGGTCGAGCACACGATCGCCGTGCGGAACTACCTCACCGCGCTCGGCAAGGGTGTGCTCAAGGTGATGTCGAAGATGGGCATCTCCACCGTCGGCTCGTACACCGCGGCGCAGGTGTTCGAGGCGATCGGCCTGGACCGCGACCTCGTCCACGAGTACTTCAAGGGCACGGTCAGCAAGCTGGGCGGCGCGGGTCTCGACGAGATCGCCCGCGAGGTCACCGTCCGCCACCGGCAGGCGTACCCGGACAACCCGGCCGAGTTCGCCCACCGGCGGCTCGAGGACGGCGGCGAGTACCAGTTCCGCCGCGACGGCGAACTGCACCTGTTCACCCCGGAGACGGTGTTCCTGCTGCAGCACGCCACCCGCACCGGTCGGCACGAGGTGTTCGCCCAGTACAGCGACGAGGTGAACCGGCTCGCCGAGGCGGGTGGCGCCCTGCGCGGCCTGTTCACGTTCCGTGAGGGTGTGCGGCCGCCGGTGCCGCTGGACGAGGTGGAACCGGTCGAGCGGATCGTCACCCGGTTCAACACGGGCGCGATGAGCTACGGTTCCATCTCCGCCGAGGCCCACGAGACGATGGCCGTCGCGATGAACAATCTCGGCGGGCGCTCCAACTCCGGGGAGGGCGGCGAGAACGTCGACCGGCTCTACGATCCGTCGCGGCGCAGCGCCGTCAAGCAGGTCGCGAGCGGGCGGTTCGGCGTCACCAGCGACTACCTGATCAACGCCAGCGACATCCAGATCAAGATGGCGCAGGGCGCCAAGCCCGGCGAGGGCGGCCAGTTGCCGGCGTACAAGGTGTACCCGTGGGTCGCGGAGACCCGGCACTCGACGCCGGGGGTCGGGCTGATCTCCCCGCCGCCGCACCACGACATCTACTCGATCGAGGATCTCGCGCAGCTGATCCACGACCTGAAGAACGCCAACGACCGGGCCCGGGTCCACGTGAAGCTGGTCAGCTCGGTCGGGGTGGGAACCGTTGCCGCAGGCGTCAGCAAGGCGCACGCCGACGTGGTCCTCATCTCCGGCAACGACGGCGGAACCGGCGCCACCCCGCTGACGTCGATGAAGCATGCCGGGGCGCCGTGGGAGATCGGGCTGGCCGACGCCCAGCAGACGCTCGTGCTCAACGGTCTCCGCGACCGCATCACCGTCCAGTGCGACGGCGGGATGCGCACCGGACGCGACGTGATGGTCGCGGCGCTGCTGGGTGCGGAGGAGTTCGGGTTCTCCACGGCCCCGCTGATCGTGGCGGGCTGCATCATGATGCGGGTGTGCCACCTCGACACCTGCCCGGTCGGTGTCGCCACCCAGAACCCGGAGCTGCGCAAGCGGTACACCGGCAAACCGGAGTTCGTGGAGGAGTTCTTCCGGTTCGTCGCCGAGGACGTGCGCCGGTACCTCGCCGACCTCGGATTCCGCAGTATCGACGAGGCCGTCGGTCACGCCGACGTCCTCGAGACCGCGCAGGGCATCGCCCACTGGAAGAACCGCGGACTCGACCTCACCCCGATCTTCGCCGTGCCCACCGGGCCCGACGGGGAGCCGCTGTCGCAGCGGCGGCGGGACCGCGATCAGGACCACGGACTGGACCGGGCACTGGACCGCACACTCATCCAGCTGGCGGAGGGCGCCCTCGAGGACGCGCACGCCGTGGAGATCGAGATGCCGGTGCGCAACGTCAACCGGACCGTCGGCACACTGCTCGGCGCGGAGGTCACCCGCCGCTACGGCGCGGCCGGGCTGCCGGACGACACGATCCGGCTCACGTTCACCGGTTCGGCCGGGCAGTCGCTCGGCGCGTTCCTGCCGCCGGGCATCACCGTCGACCTGACCGGGGACGCCAACGACTACGTCGGCAAGGGGTTGTCCGGTGGGCGGATCGTGGTCCGTCCCGCCGCCGACGTCCTGTTCGTCCCGGAGACACAGGTGATCGCGGGCAACACCCTGCTCTACGGCGCCACCTCCGGGGAGGTCTATCTCCGGGGGCGAGTCGGGGAACGCTTCTCGGTGCGCAATTCCGGTGCGTCGGCCGTCGTGGAGGGTGTCGGCGACCACGCCTGCGAATACATGACGGGCGGGCGGGTCGTGATCCTCGGGCCGACGGGGCGGAACATGGCGGCCGGCATGTCCGGCGGCATCGCGTACGTCCTCGACCTGGACCCGGAGGACGTGAACCCGACGATGGTGAAGCTGATGCAACCCGACCCGGACGATCTGGACTGGCTGCGCGGCGCCGTCACCCGGCACCACCGGTGGACGGGTTCCGCGGTCGCGGCGTCCGTGCTCGCCGACTGGCCCCGGCGGTCCGCGCTGTTCACCAAGGTGATGCCGGTCGACTACCAGCGGGTGCTGGACGCGACCCGGATGGCCAAGGCGGAGGGTCTCGACGTCGACACTGCGATCATGGAGGCGGCACGTGGCTGA
- the trpA gene encoding tryptophan synthase subunit alpha: protein MSERLSRLAPTFAQCREEKRAALVGYLPAGFPTVQESIDVFKAMVESGCDIVEVGIAYSDPVMDGPTIQAAAETALQNGVRVRDVFTVVDAIASVGGKAVVMTYWNPVLQYGVDKFARDLASAGGLGLITPNLIPEEAGDWIAASKEHDLDRIFLVAPSSTEERLAITLDASSGFVYAASTMGVTGARDAVSSMAPELTARIRAHSDIPVGVGLGVRSGAQAAEIAAYADAVIVGSALVTAAESGLDAVRSLTEELAEGVRSATVAS, encoded by the coding sequence GTGAGCGAACGACTCTCGCGCCTCGCCCCGACGTTCGCGCAGTGCCGCGAGGAGAAGCGCGCCGCGCTCGTCGGGTACCTCCCGGCCGGGTTCCCCACCGTGCAGGAATCCATCGACGTGTTCAAGGCGATGGTCGAATCCGGTTGCGACATCGTCGAGGTCGGCATCGCCTACTCCGACCCAGTGATGGACGGACCCACCATTCAGGCGGCGGCCGAGACGGCGCTGCAGAACGGTGTCCGGGTGCGCGATGTGTTCACGGTCGTCGACGCGATCGCGTCCGTCGGCGGCAAGGCCGTCGTGATGACGTACTGGAACCCGGTTCTGCAGTACGGCGTCGACAAGTTCGCCCGCGATCTGGCGAGCGCGGGCGGCCTCGGCCTGATCACCCCCAACCTCATCCCCGAGGAAGCCGGCGACTGGATCGCCGCGTCGAAGGAACACGACCTCGACCGGATCTTCCTCGTCGCGCCGTCGTCGACCGAGGAGCGTCTCGCGATCACCCTCGACGCCAGCAGCGGGTTCGTCTACGCCGCATCCACGATGGGTGTCACCGGCGCGCGTGACGCCGTGTCGTCGATGGCACCCGAACTGACGGCCCGCATCCGCGCCCACTCGGACATTCCGGTGGGTGTCGGACTGGGTGTCCGCTCCGGCGCGCAGGCCGCCGAGATCGCCGCCTACGCCGACGCGGTCATCGTCGGATCCGCGCTGGTCACCGCGGCGGAGAGCGGTCTGGACGCGGTGCGGTCGCTGACGGAGGAACTTGCCGAGGGCGTTCGCTCCGCTACCGTGGCGTCGTGA
- the trpB gene encoding tryptophan synthase subunit beta, which translates to MTSRNQETVFKGGNLPTASAGIAERTTHDPDAGGHFGVYGGRHVPEALMAVIEEVTAEYEKARGDESFLNELDRLQRDYTGRPSPIFEATRMSEFAGGARLILKREDLNHTGSHKINNVLGQVLLAKRMGKTRIIAETGAGQHGVATATACALLGLECIIYMGAVDTERQALNVARMRLLGSAVVSVESGSRTLKDAINEALRDWVTNAHNTYYCFGTAAGPHPFPTIVRDFQRVVGLETRVQVQALTGRLPDAVTACVGGGSNAIGIFHAFLDDPSVRLVGYEAAGDGVETGRHAATFAGGTPGAFQGAYSYLLQDEDGQTIESHSISAGLDYPGVGPEHALLKDTGRATYEPVTDSEAMDALRLLSEREGIIPAIESAHAVAGALRLGRELGEGAIIVVSLSGRGDKDMDTAAKWFGLFDPDDSTETTTTDKEGSAK; encoded by the coding sequence GTGACTTCACGTAATCAGGAAACCGTCTTCAAGGGTGGCAATCTGCCGACTGCCAGCGCCGGAATCGCCGAGCGTACGACGCACGACCCCGATGCCGGAGGGCACTTCGGCGTGTACGGCGGACGGCACGTGCCGGAGGCCCTGATGGCGGTGATCGAGGAGGTCACCGCCGAGTACGAGAAGGCGCGCGGCGACGAGTCGTTCCTGAACGAACTCGACCGACTCCAGCGCGACTACACCGGTCGTCCGTCCCCGATCTTCGAGGCGACGCGGATGAGCGAGTTCGCCGGTGGGGCGCGGCTTATCCTCAAGCGCGAAGACCTCAACCACACCGGCTCGCACAAGATCAACAACGTGCTCGGGCAGGTGCTGCTCGCCAAGCGCATGGGCAAGACCCGCATCATCGCGGAAACCGGCGCCGGTCAGCACGGTGTGGCCACCGCCACCGCCTGCGCGCTCCTCGGTCTGGAATGCATCATCTACATGGGCGCAGTCGACACCGAGCGGCAGGCGCTGAACGTCGCGCGCATGAGGCTGCTCGGATCGGCGGTCGTGTCCGTCGAGTCGGGGTCGAGGACCCTGAAGGACGCGATCAACGAGGCGCTGCGCGACTGGGTCACCAACGCCCACAACACCTACTACTGCTTCGGCACCGCCGCCGGACCGCACCCGTTCCCGACCATCGTCCGCGACTTCCAGCGCGTCGTCGGTCTGGAGACCCGGGTCCAGGTGCAGGCGCTGACCGGCAGGCTCCCCGACGCCGTGACGGCGTGCGTCGGCGGCGGTTCCAACGCCATCGGCATCTTCCACGCCTTCCTCGACGATCCCTCCGTGCGACTCGTCGGTTACGAGGCCGCCGGTGACGGCGTCGAGACCGGAAGGCACGCCGCGACGTTCGCGGGTGGCACCCCGGGCGCGTTCCAGGGCGCGTACTCGTACCTGTTGCAGGACGAGGACGGCCAGACCATCGAGTCGCACTCGATCTCCGCGGGCCTCGACTACCCCGGAGTCGGCCCGGAACACGCACTGCTCAAGGACACCGGCCGCGCCACCTACGAGCCGGTCACCGACTCGGAGGCCATGGACGCGCTCCGACTGCTGTCCGAGCGTGAGGGCATCATCCCGGCCATCGAGTCCGCCCACGCCGTCGCCGGTGCGCTGCGGCTGGGCCGCGAACTGGGAGAGGGCGCGATCATCGTCGTCAGCCTGTCCGGGCGCGGCGACAAGGACATGGACACGGCCGCCAAGTGGTTCGGATTGTTCGATCCGGACGACTCGACGGAGACCACCACGACTGACAAGGAAGGTTCGGCCAAGTGA
- a CDS encoding TM2 domain-containing protein yields MTEPGKASDDSGTGASDDAHKVDLGKSADGTENSSDSSVPPEFGSPFDYDATAEASLSQPPATSDATPSPGSSGTGPGWDTYSGVGNGPGWGSTPTYPSPGGTEPTAPFPNVGEPTSPTAPYSGYEKPQQPDGPTYGAPDPNYGAQYGAAPQSPQDYQQPGYQQPGYGQQQGYPQQGYPPPGYAPGYNAYADPSAPFGRHPLTGEPYSDKSKLTAGLLQIFLGAFGVGRFYLNQPGIAVAQIAVTWLTCGIGGIWPLVDGIMMLTGSVKDQYGRPLRDQ; encoded by the coding sequence ATGACTGAACCGGGGAAAGCATCCGACGATTCCGGCACGGGTGCATCCGACGACGCACACAAGGTCGACCTGGGCAAGAGCGCGGACGGCACCGAGAACAGCAGCGACTCGAGTGTGCCGCCCGAATTCGGCTCGCCCTTCGACTACGACGCCACCGCCGAGGCCTCGCTGTCCCAGCCGCCCGCCACGTCCGACGCGACGCCGTCGCCGGGTTCGTCCGGGACGGGACCGGGCTGGGACACGTATTCGGGTGTCGGTAACGGCCCGGGCTGGGGGTCGACGCCCACCTACCCGTCGCCGGGCGGAACCGAGCCGACGGCCCCGTTCCCGAACGTGGGCGAGCCGACTTCTCCGACCGCGCCGTACTCCGGGTACGAGAAGCCCCAGCAGCCGGACGGTCCGACCTACGGGGCACCGGATCCGAATTACGGCGCGCAGTACGGGGCGGCTCCGCAATCGCCGCAGGACTACCAGCAGCCCGGGTACCAGCAGCCGGGGTACGGACAGCAGCAGGGTTACCCCCAGCAGGGGTACCCGCCGCCCGGGTATGCCCCCGGCTACAACGCGTACGCCGATCCGTCGGCGCCGTTCGGCAGGCACCCGCTGACGGGTGAGCCGTACTCGGACAAGTCCAAGTTGACCGCCGGACTGCTGCAGATCTTCCTCGGCGCGTTCGGCGTGGGACGGTTCTACCTGAACCAGCCCGGCATCGCCGTGGCGCAGATCGCCGTCACGTGGCTCACGTGTGGAATCGGCGGCATCTGGCCGCTGGTCGACGGCATCATGATGCTGACCGGCAGCGTGAAGGACCAGTACGGGCGGCCCCTGCGGGACCAGTGA
- a CDS encoding glutamate synthase subunit beta — translation MADPQGFLHIVKKEARKRPVAERVHDWNEVYAPQSSAERAAEVSEQAARCMDCGIPFCHSGSAGCPLGNLIPEWNDLVRRGRWSAASERLHATNNFPEFTGRVCPAPCESACVLSLADTHTTGSVTIKRIEQAIADVAWDSGTVVPKPPMIATGRKVAVVGSGPAGLAAAQQLTRAGHDVTVYERDDRLGGLLRYGIPEFKMEKAILDQRLMQMRAEGTHFVTDCEVGVDLTVEQVSGNFDAVVLAIGALRARDNTTVEGRELNGIHLAMEHLVTSNKECEGDGPADITAKGKHVVIIGGGDTGADCLGTAHRQGALSVTQLDYNPELPTERDEAATPWPAWPMVLRTSPAHAEGGVRRYQVAVQRFLGDANGNVRSMVLAEVEVTREDGKRIITPVGEEIELPCELALFAIGFEGVDLGPLLDDYGLSPTRRGALSCGPDWQTTAPGVFVCGDAHRGASLVVWAIAEGRSAAHAVDVYLTGASDLPSPVHPTALPLAVV, via the coding sequence GTGGCTGATCCCCAGGGCTTTCTGCACATCGTGAAGAAGGAGGCGCGCAAGCGCCCGGTCGCCGAGCGGGTGCACGACTGGAACGAGGTGTACGCGCCGCAGAGTTCCGCGGAGCGGGCCGCCGAGGTGTCCGAGCAGGCGGCGCGGTGCATGGACTGCGGAATCCCGTTCTGCCACTCGGGAAGTGCGGGCTGCCCGCTGGGCAATCTGATCCCGGAGTGGAACGACCTCGTGCGGCGCGGCCGCTGGTCGGCGGCCAGCGAGCGGCTGCACGCCACCAATAATTTCCCGGAGTTCACGGGCCGGGTGTGCCCGGCGCCGTGCGAGTCGGCGTGCGTGCTCTCGCTCGCCGACACGCACACGACGGGCAGTGTCACGATCAAGCGGATCGAACAGGCCATCGCGGACGTCGCGTGGGACTCCGGCACGGTGGTCCCCAAACCGCCGATGATCGCCACGGGACGGAAGGTCGCGGTGGTCGGATCCGGCCCGGCCGGTCTGGCGGCGGCTCAGCAACTGACCCGGGCGGGGCACGACGTCACCGTCTACGAGCGCGACGACCGGCTCGGGGGACTGCTGCGGTACGGCATCCCGGAATTCAAGATGGAGAAGGCCATTCTCGATCAGCGTCTGATGCAGATGCGCGCCGAGGGAACCCACTTCGTCACCGACTGCGAGGTCGGCGTCGACCTCACCGTGGAGCAGGTGAGCGGGAACTTCGACGCGGTCGTGCTCGCGATCGGTGCGCTGCGGGCCCGCGACAACACCACCGTCGAGGGCCGCGAGCTGAACGGGATCCATCTCGCGATGGAACATCTCGTCACCTCCAATAAGGAATGCGAAGGCGACGGTCCCGCGGACATCACCGCCAAGGGCAAACACGTCGTCATCATCGGTGGCGGCGACACCGGCGCCGACTGCCTCGGAACGGCGCACCGCCAGGGCGCGCTGTCGGTGACCCAACTGGACTACAACCCGGAGTTGCCGACGGAGCGGGACGAGGCCGCGACGCCGTGGCCGGCGTGGCCGATGGTGCTGCGCACGTCGCCCGCGCACGCCGAGGGCGGTGTCCGCCGGTACCAGGTCGCGGTGCAGCGGTTCCTCGGCGACGCGAACGGGAACGTCCGGTCCATGGTGCTCGCCGAGGTCGAGGTCACCCGTGAGGACGGCAAACGCATCATCACGCCGGTCGGCGAGGAGATCGAATTGCCTTGCGAACTAGCACTTTTCGCGATCGGCTTCGAGGGTGTCGATCTCGGTCCGCTGCTCGACGACTACGGGTTGTCGCCGACCCGGCGCGGAGCGCTCTCCTGCGGACCGGACTGGCAGACCACCGCACCCGGGGTCTTCGTCTGCGGGGACGCGCACCGCGGCGCGTCGCTCGTCGTGTGGGCGATCGCGGAGGGCCGATCCGCGGCGCACGCCGTCGACGTGTACCTCACCGGGGCGTCGGACCTCCCGTCGCCGGTGCATCCGACGGCGCTTCCGCTGGCAGTCGTCTAA
- the lgt gene encoding prolipoprotein diacylglyceryl transferase yields MTSTVDVLAYIPSPPQGVWYVGPVALRAYALFIIVGIVVAIVWGDRRWVARGGEKGTVLDIAIWAVPFGLIGGRLYHVMTDWPTYFGEGGDPVDALKVWQGGLGIWGAVALGGVGAWIGCRRRGIPLPALGDAVAPAILLAQAIGRLGNYFNQELYGRETDVPWGLEIFERRNDVGQVSPQLIDGVSTGEVAFVVHPTFLYEALWNVLIVILLVWVDRRFRIGHGRLFALYVAGYCAGRFWIELMRSDHASLIAGVRVNSFTSALVFVAAVVYFFAATKGREDPAELRPADGEPVADETAPAEGEKKVEGTDEDGKASASESVSDDKAASTASAGGDAGTKTIDSKKDDAND; encoded by the coding sequence GTGACTTCCACTGTGGACGTACTGGCCTACATTCCGAGTCCGCCCCAAGGTGTCTGGTATGTCGGACCGGTGGCCCTGCGCGCGTACGCGCTGTTCATCATCGTCGGGATCGTCGTCGCGATCGTGTGGGGCGACCGTCGCTGGGTCGCCCGCGGCGGCGAGAAGGGCACCGTCCTCGACATCGCCATCTGGGCGGTGCCGTTCGGCCTGATCGGCGGCCGCCTCTACCACGTGATGACCGACTGGCCGACGTACTTCGGGGAGGGCGGCGATCCCGTCGACGCCCTGAAGGTGTGGCAGGGCGGCCTCGGCATCTGGGGCGCCGTGGCGCTCGGCGGTGTCGGTGCCTGGATCGGTTGCCGTCGCCGCGGCATCCCGCTGCCGGCGCTGGGTGACGCGGTCGCGCCTGCCATCCTGCTCGCGCAGGCGATCGGACGGCTCGGAAACTACTTCAACCAGGAACTCTACGGTCGCGAGACGGACGTTCCGTGGGGGCTCGAGATCTTCGAGCGCCGCAACGACGTCGGCCAGGTGTCTCCGCAGTTGATCGACGGGGTGTCCACCGGCGAGGTCGCGTTCGTGGTGCATCCGACGTTCCTGTACGAGGCGCTGTGGAACGTGCTGATCGTGATCCTGCTCGTCTGGGTCGATCGCCGATTCCGCATCGGGCACGGCCGCCTCTTCGCCCTGTACGTGGCCGGGTACTGCGCCGGGCGCTTCTGGATCGAACTGATGCGCAGCGACCACGCGAGCCTCATCGCCGGTGTCCGCGTCAACTCGTTCACCTCCGCCCTGGTGTTCGTCGCGGCCGTCGTGTACTTCTTCGCCGCCACGAAGGGGCGCGAGGATCCGGCGGAACTGCGGCCTGCCGACGGCGAACCGGTCGCGGACGAGACCGCACCGGCGGAGGGGGAGAAGAAGGTCGAGGGCACGGACGAGGACGGGAAGGCGTCCGCATCGGAGTCGGTATCGGACGACAAGGCCGCGAGCACTGCGAGTGCCGGCGGCGACGCGGGCACGAAGACCATCGACAGCAAGAAGGATGACGCGAATGACTGA